In the Tribolium castaneum strain GA2 chromosome 1, icTriCast1.1, whole genome shotgun sequence genome, one interval contains:
- the Proc-R gene encoding thyrotropin-releasing hormone receptor isoform X2 produces MDESEDPSVLFLKSTRFWIQRVFVPIVVCIGVGGNTVTVMVLTRKRMRCSTNIYLTALAVADIIYLLFVFVLSFSVYDNINDRKYELFWRFFGLTHWLCDAASNASVWLTVSFTLERYIAVCHPIKGKVLCTENRAKIIITGIAIFCILSTLSTTFEYELAMKEKCVRNCTQEELKNRQHVPGKCFQNVTFHHLPNHNIVVSNLQSHESDDSNEKLIREIYTSLEPAINKLLPVNCTSHPHIIYVPVQMFNKTTPKKINTNLIDGSVRNNSEVSKDRTDHAHLVPTGKLITNDTSDNDTCCLKKFTVSTVLTNLGKNKNYKIFISWFPALCFALIPLILIATFNCFLVHAVYKSQSRRRKMTNSQETVSMSNENRITVMLIGVVFLFLICQTPTASFLIYSNFYEAEDLATENIHRALGNIFNFLVNINAATNFIMYCILSKKYRTTFRTLFCGRRKNRQDTLILTDTRTRYSSFNNGLRRNVSEYHTPRNLEKGKALEQTHYSAL; encoded by the exons ATGGATGAAAGCGAGGACCCCTCTGTGCTGTTCCTAAAATCCACCAGATTTTGGATTCAGCGGGTGTTTGTGCCCATTGTGGTCTGCATAGGAGTTGGGGGAAACACCGTGACCGTCATGGTGCTCACAAG GAAACGTATGAGGTGCTCGACGAATATCTACCTTACTGCTCTTGCAGTTGCtgacattatttatttattattcgtCTTCGTGCTGTCATTCTCGGTCTATGACAACATCAACGACCGAAAGTATGAACTTTTTTGGAGGTTTTTCGGATTGACTCACTGGCTGTGTGACGCTGCAA GTAACGCATCAGTATGGTTGACGGTATCTTTCACTTTGGAACGGTACATAGCAGTTTGCCATCCAATTAAGGGTAAAGTGCTGTGCACCGAGAACCGCGCAAAAATCATCATAACAGGAATCGCGATCTTCTGCATTCTGTCCACGCTGTCGACGACGTTCGAGTACGAGCTGGCGATGAAGGAAAAGTGCGTCCGCAACTGCACGCAGGAAGAGCTGAAGAACAGGCAACACGTCCCCGGTAAATGCTTCCAAAATGTCACCTTCCATCATCTGCCGAATCATAACATAGTCGTGAGCAACCTCCAGAGCCACGAAAGTGATGATTCGAACGAAAAGCTAATTAGAGAGATCTACACTAGTTTAGAACCAGCCATCAACAAACTGCTCCCTGTCAATTGCACGTCTCATCCTCATATCATCTACGTCCCAGTCCAAATGTTTAACAAAACCActcccaaaaaaattaatactaatCTTATAGACGGAAGCGTTCGTAATAACAGTGAAGTGTCAAAGGACCGGACTGACCATGCCCATTTAGTGCCCACGGGTAAATTGATAACAAATGACACTTCCGACAATGACACCTGTTGTTTGAAGAAATTCACGGTTAGCACGGTGCTGACCAATCTAGGCAAGAACAAGAATTACAAGATTTTTATTTCGTGGTTTCCTGCATTGTGCTTCGCTCTTATTCCCTTGATTCTCATCGCCACTTTCAACTGCTTTCTGGTACACGCTGTATACAAGTCTCAGAGCCGCAGGAGGAAAATGACCAACTCACAg GAAACCGTTTCGATGTCGAATGAAAACCGCATAACGGTCATGTTAATTGGCGTagtgtttctatttttaatcTGCCAAACGCCGACTGCTTCCTTCCTGATCTACAGCAACTTCTACGAAGCGGAAGACTTGGCCACGGAGAACATCCACCGTG ctttaggcaacatttttaactttctcgTAAACATAAATGCGGCCACGAATTTCATTATGTACTGCATTTTGTCGAAAAAGTACAGAACCACATTTAGAACCTTGTTCTGTGGCCGCAGAAAAAACAGACAAGACACGTTAATCTTAACAGACACTAGAACGAGATACTCTTCTTTTAACAATGGTTTGAGAAGGAACGTTTCCGAATATCACACTCCAAGAAATTTGGAG aaaggtAAGGCCCTCGAGCAAACCCATTATTCGGCTTTGTGA
- the Proc-R gene encoding thyrotropin-releasing hormone receptor, which produces MDESEDPSVLFLKSTRFWIQRVFVPIVVCIGVGGNTVTVMVLTRKRMRCSTNIYLTALAVADIIYLLFVFVLSFSVYDNINDRKYELFWRFFGLTHWLCDAASNASVWLTVSFTLERYIAVCHPIKGKVLCTENRAKIIITGIAIFCILSTLSTTFEYELAMKEKCVRNCTQEELKNRQHVPGKCFQNVTFHHLPNHNIVVSNLQSHESDDSNEKLIREIYTSLEPAINKLLPVNCTSHPHIIYVPVQMFNKTTPKKINTNLIDGSVRNNSEVSKDRTDHAHLVPTGKLITNDTSDNDTCCLKKFTVSTVLTNLGKNKNYKIFISWFPALCFALIPLILIATFNCFLVHAVYKSQSRRRKMTNSQVRKKNSTSQFIRTETVSMSNENRITVMLIGVVFLFLICQTPTASFLIYSNFYEAEDLATENIHRGNIFNFLVNINAATNFIMYCILSKKYRTTFRTLFCGRRKNRQDTLILTDTRTRYSSFNNGLRRNVSEYHTPRNLEVTIYFFNKGKYVNTYNLCIKI; this is translated from the exons ATGGATGAAAGCGAGGACCCCTCTGTGCTGTTCCTAAAATCCACCAGATTTTGGATTCAGCGGGTGTTTGTGCCCATTGTGGTCTGCATAGGAGTTGGGGGAAACACCGTGACCGTCATGGTGCTCACAAG GAAACGTATGAGGTGCTCGACGAATATCTACCTTACTGCTCTTGCAGTTGCtgacattatttatttattattcgtCTTCGTGCTGTCATTCTCGGTCTATGACAACATCAACGACCGAAAGTATGAACTTTTTTGGAGGTTTTTCGGATTGACTCACTGGCTGTGTGACGCTGCAA GTAACGCATCAGTATGGTTGACGGTATCTTTCACTTTGGAACGGTACATAGCAGTTTGCCATCCAATTAAGGGTAAAGTGCTGTGCACCGAGAACCGCGCAAAAATCATCATAACAGGAATCGCGATCTTCTGCATTCTGTCCACGCTGTCGACGACGTTCGAGTACGAGCTGGCGATGAAGGAAAAGTGCGTCCGCAACTGCACGCAGGAAGAGCTGAAGAACAGGCAACACGTCCCCGGTAAATGCTTCCAAAATGTCACCTTCCATCATCTGCCGAATCATAACATAGTCGTGAGCAACCTCCAGAGCCACGAAAGTGATGATTCGAACGAAAAGCTAATTAGAGAGATCTACACTAGTTTAGAACCAGCCATCAACAAACTGCTCCCTGTCAATTGCACGTCTCATCCTCATATCATCTACGTCCCAGTCCAAATGTTTAACAAAACCActcccaaaaaaattaatactaatCTTATAGACGGAAGCGTTCGTAATAACAGTGAAGTGTCAAAGGACCGGACTGACCATGCCCATTTAGTGCCCACGGGTAAATTGATAACAAATGACACTTCCGACAATGACACCTGTTGTTTGAAGAAATTCACGGTTAGCACGGTGCTGACCAATCTAGGCAAGAACAAGAATTACAAGATTTTTATTTCGTGGTTTCCTGCATTGTGCTTCGCTCTTATTCCCTTGATTCTCATCGCCACTTTCAACTGCTTTCTGGTACACGCTGTATACAAGTCTCAGAGCCGCAGGAGGAAAATGACCAACTCACAggtaaggaaaaaaaattctacctCACAATTCATACGCACA GAAACCGTTTCGATGTCGAATGAAAACCGCATAACGGTCATGTTAATTGGCGTagtgtttctatttttaatcTGCCAAACGCCGACTGCTTCCTTCCTGATCTACAGCAACTTCTACGAAGCGGAAGACTTGGCCACGGAGAACATCCACCGTG gcaacatttttaactttctcgTAAACATAAATGCGGCCACGAATTTCATTATGTACTGCATTTTGTCGAAAAAGTACAGAACCACATTTAGAACCTTGTTCTGTGGCCGCAGAAAAAACAGACAAGACACGTTAATCTTAACAGACACTAGAACGAGATACTCTTCTTTTAACAATGGTTTGAGAAGGAACGTTTCCGAATATCACACTCCAAGAAATTTGGAGGTAACTAtctatttctttaataaaggcAAATATGTAAATACCTACAACTTGTGCATAAAGATTTGA
- the Proc-R gene encoding thyrotropin-releasing hormone receptor isoform X4, translated as MDESEDPSVLFLKSTRFWIQRVFVPIVVCIGVGGNTVTVMVLTRKRMRCSTNIYLTALAVADIIYLLFVFVLSFSVYDNINDRKYELFWRFFGLTHWLCDAASNASVWLTVSFTLERYIAVCHPIKGKVLCTENRAKIIITGIAIFCILSTLSTTFEYELAMKEKCVRNCTQEELKNRQHVPGKCFQNVTFHHLPNHNIVVSNLQSHESDDSNEKLIREIYTSLEPAINKLLPVNCTSHPHIIYVPVQMFNKTTPKKINTNLIDGSVRNNSEVSKDRTDHAHLVPTGKLITNDTSDNDTCCLKKFTVSTVLTNLGKNKNYKIFISWFPALCFALIPLILIATFNCFLVHAVYKSQSRRRKMTNSQETVSMSNENRITVMLIGVVFLFLICQTPTASFLIYSNFYEAEDLATENIHRALGNIFNFLVNINAATNFIMYCILSKKYRTTFRTLFCGRRKNRQDTLILTDTRTRYSSFNNGLRRNVSEYHTPRNLEI; from the exons ATGGATGAAAGCGAGGACCCCTCTGTGCTGTTCCTAAAATCCACCAGATTTTGGATTCAGCGGGTGTTTGTGCCCATTGTGGTCTGCATAGGAGTTGGGGGAAACACCGTGACCGTCATGGTGCTCACAAG GAAACGTATGAGGTGCTCGACGAATATCTACCTTACTGCTCTTGCAGTTGCtgacattatttatttattattcgtCTTCGTGCTGTCATTCTCGGTCTATGACAACATCAACGACCGAAAGTATGAACTTTTTTGGAGGTTTTTCGGATTGACTCACTGGCTGTGTGACGCTGCAA GTAACGCATCAGTATGGTTGACGGTATCTTTCACTTTGGAACGGTACATAGCAGTTTGCCATCCAATTAAGGGTAAAGTGCTGTGCACCGAGAACCGCGCAAAAATCATCATAACAGGAATCGCGATCTTCTGCATTCTGTCCACGCTGTCGACGACGTTCGAGTACGAGCTGGCGATGAAGGAAAAGTGCGTCCGCAACTGCACGCAGGAAGAGCTGAAGAACAGGCAACACGTCCCCGGTAAATGCTTCCAAAATGTCACCTTCCATCATCTGCCGAATCATAACATAGTCGTGAGCAACCTCCAGAGCCACGAAAGTGATGATTCGAACGAAAAGCTAATTAGAGAGATCTACACTAGTTTAGAACCAGCCATCAACAAACTGCTCCCTGTCAATTGCACGTCTCATCCTCATATCATCTACGTCCCAGTCCAAATGTTTAACAAAACCActcccaaaaaaattaatactaatCTTATAGACGGAAGCGTTCGTAATAACAGTGAAGTGTCAAAGGACCGGACTGACCATGCCCATTTAGTGCCCACGGGTAAATTGATAACAAATGACACTTCCGACAATGACACCTGTTGTTTGAAGAAATTCACGGTTAGCACGGTGCTGACCAATCTAGGCAAGAACAAGAATTACAAGATTTTTATTTCGTGGTTTCCTGCATTGTGCTTCGCTCTTATTCCCTTGATTCTCATCGCCACTTTCAACTGCTTTCTGGTACACGCTGTATACAAGTCTCAGAGCCGCAGGAGGAAAATGACCAACTCACAg GAAACCGTTTCGATGTCGAATGAAAACCGCATAACGGTCATGTTAATTGGCGTagtgtttctatttttaatcTGCCAAACGCCGACTGCTTCCTTCCTGATCTACAGCAACTTCTACGAAGCGGAAGACTTGGCCACGGAGAACATCCACCGTG ctttaggcaacatttttaactttctcgTAAACATAAATGCGGCCACGAATTTCATTATGTACTGCATTTTGTCGAAAAAGTACAGAACCACATTTAGAACCTTGTTCTGTGGCCGCAGAAAAAACAGACAAGACACGTTAATCTTAACAGACACTAGAACGAGATACTCTTCTTTTAACAATGGTTTGAGAAGGAACGTTTCCGAATATCACACTCCAAGAAATTTGGAG ATTTGA
- the Proc-R gene encoding thyrotropin-releasing hormone receptor isoform X6, with product MDESEDPSVLFLKSTRFWIQRVFVPIVVCIGVGGNTVTVMVLTRKRMRCSTNIYLTALAVADIIYLLFVFVLSFSVYDNINDRKYELFWRFFGLTHWLCDAASNASVWLTVSFTLERYIAVCHPIKGKVLCTENRAKIIITGIAIFCILSTLSTTFEYELAMKEKCVRNCTQEELKNRQHVPDGSVRNNSEVSKDRTDHAHLVPTGKLITNDTSDNDTCCLKKFTVSTVLTNLGKNKNYKIFISWFPALCFALIPLILIATFNCFLVHAVYKSQSRRRKMTNSQETVSMSNENRITVMLIGVVFLFLICQTPTASFLIYSNFYEAEDLATENIHRALGNIFNFLVNINAATNFIMYCILSKKYRTTFRTLFCGRRKNRQDTLILTDTRTRYSSFNNGLRRNVSEYHTPRNLETQSLTSIPRSKSLMTRPPGKAKSSDINL from the exons ATGGATGAAAGCGAGGACCCCTCTGTGCTGTTCCTAAAATCCACCAGATTTTGGATTCAGCGGGTGTTTGTGCCCATTGTGGTCTGCATAGGAGTTGGGGGAAACACCGTGACCGTCATGGTGCTCACAAG GAAACGTATGAGGTGCTCGACGAATATCTACCTTACTGCTCTTGCAGTTGCtgacattatttatttattattcgtCTTCGTGCTGTCATTCTCGGTCTATGACAACATCAACGACCGAAAGTATGAACTTTTTTGGAGGTTTTTCGGATTGACTCACTGGCTGTGTGACGCTGCAA GTAACGCATCAGTATGGTTGACGGTATCTTTCACTTTGGAACGGTACATAGCAGTTTGCCATCCAATTAAGGGTAAAGTGCTGTGCACCGAGAACCGCGCAAAAATCATCATAACAGGAATCGCGATCTTCTGCATTCTGTCCACGCTGTCGACGACGTTCGAGTACGAGCTGGCGATGAAGGAAAAGTGCGTCCGCAACTGCACGCAGGAAGAGCTGAAGAACAGGCAACACGTCCCCG ACGGAAGCGTTCGTAATAACAGTGAAGTGTCAAAGGACCGGACTGACCATGCCCATTTAGTGCCCACGGGTAAATTGATAACAAATGACACTTCCGACAATGACACCTGTTGTTTGAAGAAATTCACGGTTAGCACGGTGCTGACCAATCTAGGCAAGAACAAGAATTACAAGATTTTTATTTCGTGGTTTCCTGCATTGTGCTTCGCTCTTATTCCCTTGATTCTCATCGCCACTTTCAACTGCTTTCTGGTACACGCTGTATACAAGTCTCAGAGCCGCAGGAGGAAAATGACCAACTCACAg GAAACCGTTTCGATGTCGAATGAAAACCGCATAACGGTCATGTTAATTGGCGTagtgtttctatttttaatcTGCCAAACGCCGACTGCTTCCTTCCTGATCTACAGCAACTTCTACGAAGCGGAAGACTTGGCCACGGAGAACATCCACCGTG ctttaggcaacatttttaactttctcgTAAACATAAATGCGGCCACGAATTTCATTATGTACTGCATTTTGTCGAAAAAGTACAGAACCACATTTAGAACCTTGTTCTGTGGCCGCAGAAAAAACAGACAAGACACGTTAATCTTAACAGACACTAGAACGAGATACTCTTCTTTTAACAATGGTTTGAGAAGGAACGTTTCCGAATATCACACTCCAAGAAATTTGGAG
- the Proc-R gene encoding thyrotropin-releasing hormone receptor isoform X1, translated as MDESEDPSVLFLKSTRFWIQRVFVPIVVCIGVGGNTVTVMVLTRKRMRCSTNIYLTALAVADIIYLLFVFVLSFSVYDNINDRKYELFWRFFGLTHWLCDAASNASVWLTVSFTLERYIAVCHPIKGKVLCTENRAKIIITGIAIFCILSTLSTTFEYELAMKEKCVRNCTQEELKNRQHVPGKCFQNVTFHHLPNHNIVVSNLQSHESDDSNEKLIREIYTSLEPAINKLLPVNCTSHPHIIYVPVQMFNKTTPKKINTNLIDGSVRNNSEVSKDRTDHAHLVPTGKLITNDTSDNDTCCLKKFTVSTVLTNLGKNKNYKIFISWFPALCFALIPLILIATFNCFLVHAVYKSQSRRRKMTNSQETVSMSNENRITVMLIGVVFLFLICQTPTASFLIYSNFYEAEDLATENIHRALGNIFNFLVNINAATNFIMYCILSKKYRTTFRTLFCGRRKNRQDTLILTDTRTRYSSFNNGLRRNVSEYHTPRNLETQSLTSIPRSKSLMTRPPGKAKSSDINL; from the exons ATGGATGAAAGCGAGGACCCCTCTGTGCTGTTCCTAAAATCCACCAGATTTTGGATTCAGCGGGTGTTTGTGCCCATTGTGGTCTGCATAGGAGTTGGGGGAAACACCGTGACCGTCATGGTGCTCACAAG GAAACGTATGAGGTGCTCGACGAATATCTACCTTACTGCTCTTGCAGTTGCtgacattatttatttattattcgtCTTCGTGCTGTCATTCTCGGTCTATGACAACATCAACGACCGAAAGTATGAACTTTTTTGGAGGTTTTTCGGATTGACTCACTGGCTGTGTGACGCTGCAA GTAACGCATCAGTATGGTTGACGGTATCTTTCACTTTGGAACGGTACATAGCAGTTTGCCATCCAATTAAGGGTAAAGTGCTGTGCACCGAGAACCGCGCAAAAATCATCATAACAGGAATCGCGATCTTCTGCATTCTGTCCACGCTGTCGACGACGTTCGAGTACGAGCTGGCGATGAAGGAAAAGTGCGTCCGCAACTGCACGCAGGAAGAGCTGAAGAACAGGCAACACGTCCCCGGTAAATGCTTCCAAAATGTCACCTTCCATCATCTGCCGAATCATAACATAGTCGTGAGCAACCTCCAGAGCCACGAAAGTGATGATTCGAACGAAAAGCTAATTAGAGAGATCTACACTAGTTTAGAACCAGCCATCAACAAACTGCTCCCTGTCAATTGCACGTCTCATCCTCATATCATCTACGTCCCAGTCCAAATGTTTAACAAAACCActcccaaaaaaattaatactaatCTTATAGACGGAAGCGTTCGTAATAACAGTGAAGTGTCAAAGGACCGGACTGACCATGCCCATTTAGTGCCCACGGGTAAATTGATAACAAATGACACTTCCGACAATGACACCTGTTGTTTGAAGAAATTCACGGTTAGCACGGTGCTGACCAATCTAGGCAAGAACAAGAATTACAAGATTTTTATTTCGTGGTTTCCTGCATTGTGCTTCGCTCTTATTCCCTTGATTCTCATCGCCACTTTCAACTGCTTTCTGGTACACGCTGTATACAAGTCTCAGAGCCGCAGGAGGAAAATGACCAACTCACAg GAAACCGTTTCGATGTCGAATGAAAACCGCATAACGGTCATGTTAATTGGCGTagtgtttctatttttaatcTGCCAAACGCCGACTGCTTCCTTCCTGATCTACAGCAACTTCTACGAAGCGGAAGACTTGGCCACGGAGAACATCCACCGTG ctttaggcaacatttttaactttctcgTAAACATAAATGCGGCCACGAATTTCATTATGTACTGCATTTTGTCGAAAAAGTACAGAACCACATTTAGAACCTTGTTCTGTGGCCGCAGAAAAAACAGACAAGACACGTTAATCTTAACAGACACTAGAACGAGATACTCTTCTTTTAACAATGGTTTGAGAAGGAACGTTTCCGAATATCACACTCCAAGAAATTTGGAG
- the Proc-R gene encoding thyrotropin-releasing hormone receptor isoform X3 — translation MDESEDPSVLFLKSTRFWIQRVFVPIVVCIGVGGNTVTVMVLTRKRMRCSTNIYLTALAVADIIYLLFVFVLSFSVYDNINDRKYELFWRFFGLTHWLCDAASNASVWLTVSFTLERYIAVCHPIKGKVLCTENRAKIIITGIAIFCILSTLSTTFEYELAMKEKCVRNCTQEELKNRQHVPGKCFQNVTFHHLPNHNIVVSNLQSHESDDSNEKLIREIYTSLEPAINKLLPVNCTSHPHIIYVPVQMFNKTTPKKINTNLIDGSVRNNSEVSKDRTDHAHLVPTGKLITNDTSDNDTCCLKKFTVSTVLTNLGKNKNYKIFISWFPALCFALIPLILIATFNCFLVHAVYKSQSRRRKMTNSQETVSMSNENRITVMLIGVVFLFLICQTPTASFLIYSNFYEAEDLATENIHRALGNIFNFLVNINAATNFIMYCILSKKYRTTFRTLFCGRRKNRQDTLILTDTRTRYSSFNNGLRRNVSEYHTPRNLEYAPTY, via the exons ATGGATGAAAGCGAGGACCCCTCTGTGCTGTTCCTAAAATCCACCAGATTTTGGATTCAGCGGGTGTTTGTGCCCATTGTGGTCTGCATAGGAGTTGGGGGAAACACCGTGACCGTCATGGTGCTCACAAG GAAACGTATGAGGTGCTCGACGAATATCTACCTTACTGCTCTTGCAGTTGCtgacattatttatttattattcgtCTTCGTGCTGTCATTCTCGGTCTATGACAACATCAACGACCGAAAGTATGAACTTTTTTGGAGGTTTTTCGGATTGACTCACTGGCTGTGTGACGCTGCAA GTAACGCATCAGTATGGTTGACGGTATCTTTCACTTTGGAACGGTACATAGCAGTTTGCCATCCAATTAAGGGTAAAGTGCTGTGCACCGAGAACCGCGCAAAAATCATCATAACAGGAATCGCGATCTTCTGCATTCTGTCCACGCTGTCGACGACGTTCGAGTACGAGCTGGCGATGAAGGAAAAGTGCGTCCGCAACTGCACGCAGGAAGAGCTGAAGAACAGGCAACACGTCCCCGGTAAATGCTTCCAAAATGTCACCTTCCATCATCTGCCGAATCATAACATAGTCGTGAGCAACCTCCAGAGCCACGAAAGTGATGATTCGAACGAAAAGCTAATTAGAGAGATCTACACTAGTTTAGAACCAGCCATCAACAAACTGCTCCCTGTCAATTGCACGTCTCATCCTCATATCATCTACGTCCCAGTCCAAATGTTTAACAAAACCActcccaaaaaaattaatactaatCTTATAGACGGAAGCGTTCGTAATAACAGTGAAGTGTCAAAGGACCGGACTGACCATGCCCATTTAGTGCCCACGGGTAAATTGATAACAAATGACACTTCCGACAATGACACCTGTTGTTTGAAGAAATTCACGGTTAGCACGGTGCTGACCAATCTAGGCAAGAACAAGAATTACAAGATTTTTATTTCGTGGTTTCCTGCATTGTGCTTCGCTCTTATTCCCTTGATTCTCATCGCCACTTTCAACTGCTTTCTGGTACACGCTGTATACAAGTCTCAGAGCCGCAGGAGGAAAATGACCAACTCACAg GAAACCGTTTCGATGTCGAATGAAAACCGCATAACGGTCATGTTAATTGGCGTagtgtttctatttttaatcTGCCAAACGCCGACTGCTTCCTTCCTGATCTACAGCAACTTCTACGAAGCGGAAGACTTGGCCACGGAGAACATCCACCGTG ctttaggcaacatttttaactttctcgTAAACATAAATGCGGCCACGAATTTCATTATGTACTGCATTTTGTCGAAAAAGTACAGAACCACATTTAGAACCTTGTTCTGTGGCCGCAGAAAAAACAGACAAGACACGTTAATCTTAACAGACACTAGAACGAGATACTCTTCTTTTAACAATGGTTTGAGAAGGAACGTTTCCGAATATCACACTCCAAGAAATTTGGAG
- the Proc-R gene encoding thyrotropin-releasing hormone receptor isoform X5, with product MRCSTNIYLTALAVADIIYLLFVFVLSFSVYDNINDRKYELFWRFFGLTHWLCDAASNASVWLTVSFTLERYIAVCHPIKGKVLCTENRAKIIITGIAIFCILSTLSTTFEYELAMKEKCVRNCTQEELKNRQHVPGKCFQNVTFHHLPNHNIVVSNLQSHESDDSNEKLIREIYTSLEPAINKLLPVNCTSHPHIIYVPVQMFNKTTPKKINTNLIDGSVRNNSEVSKDRTDHAHLVPTGKLITNDTSDNDTCCLKKFTVSTVLTNLGKNKNYKIFISWFPALCFALIPLILIATFNCFLVHAVYKSQSRRRKMTNSQETVSMSNENRITVMLIGVVFLFLICQTPTASFLIYSNFYEAEDLATENIHRALGNIFNFLVNINAATNFIMYCILSKKYRTTFRTLFCGRRKNRQDTLILTDTRTRYSSFNNGLRRNVSEYHTPRNLETQSLTSIPRSKSLMTRPPGKAKSSDINL from the exons ATGAGGTGCTCGACGAATATCTACCTTACTGCTCTTGCAGTTGCtgacattatttatttattattcgtCTTCGTGCTGTCATTCTCGGTCTATGACAACATCAACGACCGAAAGTATGAACTTTTTTGGAGGTTTTTCGGATTGACTCACTGGCTGTGTGACGCTGCAA GTAACGCATCAGTATGGTTGACGGTATCTTTCACTTTGGAACGGTACATAGCAGTTTGCCATCCAATTAAGGGTAAAGTGCTGTGCACCGAGAACCGCGCAAAAATCATCATAACAGGAATCGCGATCTTCTGCATTCTGTCCACGCTGTCGACGACGTTCGAGTACGAGCTGGCGATGAAGGAAAAGTGCGTCCGCAACTGCACGCAGGAAGAGCTGAAGAACAGGCAACACGTCCCCGGTAAATGCTTCCAAAATGTCACCTTCCATCATCTGCCGAATCATAACATAGTCGTGAGCAACCTCCAGAGCCACGAAAGTGATGATTCGAACGAAAAGCTAATTAGAGAGATCTACACTAGTTTAGAACCAGCCATCAACAAACTGCTCCCTGTCAATTGCACGTCTCATCCTCATATCATCTACGTCCCAGTCCAAATGTTTAACAAAACCActcccaaaaaaattaatactaatCTTATAGACGGAAGCGTTCGTAATAACAGTGAAGTGTCAAAGGACCGGACTGACCATGCCCATTTAGTGCCCACGGGTAAATTGATAACAAATGACACTTCCGACAATGACACCTGTTGTTTGAAGAAATTCACGGTTAGCACGGTGCTGACCAATCTAGGCAAGAACAAGAATTACAAGATTTTTATTTCGTGGTTTCCTGCATTGTGCTTCGCTCTTATTCCCTTGATTCTCATCGCCACTTTCAACTGCTTTCTGGTACACGCTGTATACAAGTCTCAGAGCCGCAGGAGGAAAATGACCAACTCACAg GAAACCGTTTCGATGTCGAATGAAAACCGCATAACGGTCATGTTAATTGGCGTagtgtttctatttttaatcTGCCAAACGCCGACTGCTTCCTTCCTGATCTACAGCAACTTCTACGAAGCGGAAGACTTGGCCACGGAGAACATCCACCGTG ctttaggcaacatttttaactttctcgTAAACATAAATGCGGCCACGAATTTCATTATGTACTGCATTTTGTCGAAAAAGTACAGAACCACATTTAGAACCTTGTTCTGTGGCCGCAGAAAAAACAGACAAGACACGTTAATCTTAACAGACACTAGAACGAGATACTCTTCTTTTAACAATGGTTTGAGAAGGAACGTTTCCGAATATCACACTCCAAGAAATTTGGAG